Proteins encoded by one window of Capra hircus breed San Clemente chromosome 8, ASM170441v1, whole genome shotgun sequence:
- the LOC102189034 gene encoding heterogeneous nuclear ribonucleoprotein A1-like has product MSKSESPKEPEQLRKLFIGGSSFETTDESLRSHFEQWGTLTDCVVMRDPNTKRSRGFGFVTYATVEEVDAAMNARPHKVDGRVVEPKRAVSREDSQRPGAHLTVKKIFVGGIKEDTEEHHLRDYFEQYGKIEVIEIMTDRGSGKKRGFAFVTFDDHDSVDKIVIQKYHTVNGHNCEVRKALSKQEMASASSSQRGRSGSGNFGGGRGGGFGGNDNFGRGGNFSGQGGFGGSRGGGGYGGSGDGYNGFGNDGSNFGGGGSYNDFGNYNNQSSNFGPMKGGNFGGRSSGPYGGGGQYFAKPRNQGGYGGSSSSSSYGSGRRF; this is encoded by the coding sequence ATGTCTAAATCAGAGTCTCCCAAAGAGCCCGAACAGCTGCGGAAGCTCTTCATCGGAGGATCGAGCTTTGAAACAACCGATGAGAGTCTGAGGAGCCATTTTGAGCAATGGGGAACGCTCACAGACTGTGTGGTAATGAGGGATCCAAACACCAAGCGCTCCAGAGGCTTTGGGTTTGTCACATACGCCACGGTGGAGGAGGTGGATGCGGCCATGAACGCAAGGCCACACAAGGTGGATGGAAGAGTTGTGGAACCAAAGAGGGCCGTCTCAAGAGAAGATTCTCAAAGACCTGGTGCCCACTTAACTGTGAAAAAGATTTTTGTTGGTGGCATTAAAGAAGACACTGAAGAACATCACCTGAGAGATTATTTTGAACAGTATGGGAAAATTGAAGTAATTGAAATCATGACTGACCGAGGCAGTGGCAAAAAGAGAGGTTTTGCTTTTGTAACCTTTGATGACCATGACTCCGTAGACAAGATTGTCATTCAGAAATACCACACTGTGAATGGCCACAACTGTGAAGTGAGAAAAGCCCTGTCTAAGCAAGAGAtggctagtgcttcatccagccagagaGGTCGAAGTGGTTCTGGAAACTTTGGTGGCGGTCGTGGAGGTGGTTTTGGTGGGAATGACAACTTTGGTCGTGGAGGAAACTTCAGTGGTCAAGGTGGCTTTGGTGGCAGCCGCGGTGGTGGCGGATATGGTGGCAGTGGGGATGGATATAATGGATTTGGTAATGACGGAAGCAATTTTGGAGGTGGCGGAAGCTACAATGATTTTGGTAATTACAACAATCAATCTTCAAATTTTGGACCCATGAAGGGAGGAAACTTTGGAGGAAGAAGTTCTGGCCCCTATGGTGGTGGAGGCCAATACTTTGCCAAACCACGAAACCAAGGTGGCTACGGTGgctccagcagcagcagtagctatgGCAGTGGCAGAAGGTTTTAA